In Zingiber officinale cultivar Zhangliang chromosome 8B, Zo_v1.1, whole genome shotgun sequence, a single genomic region encodes these proteins:
- the LOC122016806 gene encoding transcription factor TEOSINTE BRANCHED 1-like: MQPFDDQSINEEELPLELNPNLVPNLSYFPNPTPPTFYASSSFDNHALFGSIAVENASVPSTAVATAAAVAAASSGDTRKGTRKGRHSKICTAKGPRDRRMRLSIDVARNFFRLQDMLGFDKASNTVQWLLTMSKAAIKELASVSSSKICTFLGNPSFESTESSTLRGDEAASGSKKAASKTKAKKEAAKPSKKITELHSAQAKELRAKARERARERTREKQRMLSNSSFPITLDPMSHHDSSFHLKTLLEFANRQVEGGDDICALPSEGNMPADTIPVMSNSQAAMAEMNMASYMFEEQWEMEALSMYSR; encoded by the coding sequence ATGCAACCTTTTGATGACCAATCCATAAACGAGGAGGAGCTGCCACTGGAGCTAAACCCTAATCTCGTTCCAAACTTGTCCTACTTCCCCAACCCTACCCCTCCTACCTTTTACGCTTCTTCTAGCTTCGACAATCATGCCCTCTTCGGTTCGATCGCCGTCGAGAATGCAAGTGTTCCTAGTACTGCCGTTGCTACTGCTGCCGCTGTTGCTGCTGCTTCTTCCGGAGACACGAGAAAAGGAACGAGAAAGGGGAGGCATAGCAAGATATGCACGGCGAAGGGGCCGAGGGACCGGAGGATGAGACTGTCCATCGACGTGGCGCGGAACTTCTTCCGGCTCCAGGACATGCTCGGGTTCGACAAGGCCAGCAACACGGTGCAGTGGCTGCTCACCATGTCCAAGGCCGCCATTAAAGAACTCGCTTCCGTTTCCTCCTCCAAGATTTGTACTTTTTTAGGGAACCCGAGCTTCGAGAGCACCGAATCCTCGACCTTGCGTGGTGACGAAGCCGCCTCAGGATCTAAGAAGGCAGCATCGAAGACGAAGGCAAAGAAAGAAGCCGCCAAACCTTCCAAGAAGATCACGGAACTCCACTCGGCGCAGGCGAAGGAACTCCGGGCCAAGGCAAGGGAGAGAGCGAGGGAGAGGACCAGGGAGAAGCAAAGGATGCTGTCTAATTCTTCCTTCCCGATCACCTTGGATCCCATGAGCCACCACGACAGCTCGTTCCACTTGAAGACTCTACTTGAATTTGCTAATAGGCAAGTCGAAGGGGGGGACGACATTTGCGCCCTACCGAGCGAGGGAAACATGCCGGCCGATACAATTCCGGTCATGAGCAATAGTCAGGCGGCCATGGCAGAAATGAACATGGCGAGCTACATGTTTGAAGAACAGTGGGAGATGGAAGCCCTTtccatgtactcaagatga